The following proteins are encoded in a genomic region of Sesamum indicum cultivar Zhongzhi No. 13 linkage group LG8, S_indicum_v1.0, whole genome shotgun sequence:
- the LOC105167258 gene encoding LOW QUALITY PROTEIN: 2-succinylbenzoate--CoA ligase, chloroplastic/peroxisomal (The sequence of the model RefSeq protein was modified relative to this genomic sequence to represent the inferred CDS: substituted 1 base at 1 genomic stop codon): protein MATYSHAHICQCLSRLATARPHSTLSIYGHRRKTGMQFVQGVLALARRLLHLGVCPGHVVSISALNSDLYLEWMLAITYVGGIAAPLNYRWSLEEAKSAMEVAQPVLLVTDSSRGFWHSKFQIDSVPSLRWHVLMDMPVQGNDKGTVFATELLNEPTERSVTLDYLWAPEGAAVICFTSGTTGRPKGATISHLALVVQSLAKIAFVHYDEDDVYLHTAPLCHIGGISSAMAMLMAGGCHVMLPKFDTNLAIQAIKEHNVTSFITVPTIMADLISFNRMKKTSETFESVKKILNGGGGLSVELIREATEIFPRATLLSAYGMTEACSSLTFMTLYDPAKDSSFQQPHDVKKSNLSHEGGVLCKCXRIFCAGRILMRGPHAMLHYWGQSPPKHLNPVHEGWLDTGDIGQIDDHGNLWLIGREKDRIKSGGENIYPEEVEAVLSQHPGISRTVVVGVPDSRLTEMVIACVQPNDGWRWAEFDSNKDQIQCLSSEILKHFCKEKNLTGFKIPKRFILWRKTFPMTTTGKLKRDQVRAEVMSETQFLSSKL, encoded by the exons ATGGCTACTTATTCCCACGCCCACATCTGCCAGTGCTTGAGCCGCCTCGCCACCGCCCGCCCCCACTCTACCCTTTCCATCTATGGCCACCGCCGCAAAACCGGAATGCAATTCGTCCAAGGAGTTCTGGCCCTCGCCCGCCGCCTTCTTCACCTCGGTGTCTGCCCCGGCCACGTCGTTTCCATTTCTGCTCTCAACAG tGATTTGTACTTGGAATGGATGCTTGCTATTACTTACGTTGGAGGAATTGCTGCTCCACTCAACTATCGATGG AGTTTGGAAGAGGCAAAATCAGCGATGGAGGTCGCACAACCTGTGTTACTAGTTACCGATTCAAGCCGTGGTTTTTGGCATTCCAAGTTTCAGATCGATTCTGTGCCATCTCTGCGGTGGCATGTTTTAATGGACATGCCTGTTCAAGGGAATGACAAGGGGACTG TTTTTGCTACTGAATTGCTTAACGAGCCTACTGAAAGATCTGTTACGCTAGACTATCTTTGGGCACCTGAAGGAGCTGCAGTTATATGTTTCACCTCAG GTACCACTGGAAGACCAAAAGGAGCCACCATAAGCCATTTAGCACTAGTCGTGCAATCCCTAGCAAAAATTGCATTTGTTCACTACGATGAGGATGAT GTCTATCTCCACACTGCTCCCCTGTGCCATATAGGTGGGATATCATCAGCCATGGCAATGTTAATGGCAGGCGGTTGTCATGTTATGCTACCAAAGTTTGACACTAATTTAGCAATTCAAGCCATTAAGGAGCACAACGTCACTTCTTTCATCACTGTACCCACAATTATGGCTGATCTCATCTCCTTTAATAG GATGAAGAAAACATCTGAAACTTTCGAATCTGTGAAAAAGATTCTGAATGGAGGTGGTGGTCTGTCAGTTGAGCTCATCAGAGAAGCAACCGAAATTTTTCCGAGAGCCACACTTCTCTCTGCTTATG GAATGACAGAGGCATGTTCTTCTCTGACCTTCATGACCCTTTATGATCCAGCAAAAGACAGCAGCTTCCAGCAGCCACATGATGTCAAAAAATCTAACTTAAGTCACGAAGGAGGTGTTTTGTGTAAGTGCTGACGAATCTTTTGTGCTGGGAGAATATTGATGAGGGGTCCCCATGCAATGCTCCATTACTGGGGTCAAAGTCCGCCAAAGCATTTGAATCCCGTACATGAAGGCTGGCTTGACACAGGAGATATAGGGCAGATAGACGACCATGGTAATCTCTGGCTTATTGGGCGTGAAAAGGATAGAATCAAGAGTGGAGGGGAGAACATTTACCCAGAAGAG GTAGAGGCCGTCTTATCCCAGCATCCTGGAATTTCCAGAACTGTTGTTGTTGGAGTTCCAGATTCTCGGTTAACAGAGATGGTGATTGCCTGTGTTCAACCAAACGACGGTTGGCGATGGGCTGAATTTGACAGCAACAAAGACCAGATCCAATGTTTATCCAGTGAGATCCTCAAGCACTTTTGTAAGGAAAAGAACTTAACAGG GTTTAAAATTCccaaaagatttattttatggagGAAGACATTTCCAATGACAACAACTGGGAAATTAAAGAGGGACCAAGTCAGAGCAGAAGTAATGTCTGAAACGCAATTCCTGTCCAGCAAACTATAA